The region TTACCGAAGCAGGACAACGGTTCGCGATTGATTCCCGCCGATTACTTGCAGAACTCGAAGCCGCCGAAAATGCAGCCGGCGGTTTGCATGCAGTTCCAGGCGGATTATTAACGGTAACGGCTCCTCAGATGTTTGGCGCATTGCATGTCACGCCTGTGTTGACGAGTTTTCTCAGCCAATACCCATCTGTAGAAATTCGCGCCATCTTCGTGGATCGAGTCATATCGATGCTCGACGAAGGGGTCGATGTGGCAGTGCGAATTGGCGCACTGCCCGATTCATCGCTCACGGCTATTCCTGTGGGCAGCGTGCGGCGTATGGTATGTGCATCTACTGCATACCTGGAGGCGCATGGCGTTCCACAGCATCCAAACGATCTCAGGCAGCACGCAACAATCTCAACCTCTGCGTCAGAACGCCCACCTCAGTGGGCGTTTCAAATCCATGGGCAAGCCTGCTCCGTCAACGTGGGCTCAAGGCTTACCATGACGTCCTTCCAGGCGGCAATCAATGCAGCGATTCAAAATTGGGGGCTGACTCAAGTGCCGCACTACCAAATACGGGAGCACTTGCAGGCCCAGAGACTTAAATGCGTACTCGAAACTTTTGAAATCGCAGCTGAGCCGGTTCACGTTGTCTACTCGGAAGGCCGCCGTGCTTCCGCCAAAGTACGATCCTTTGTGGACTTCTGTGTCAATGCCCTGAGGCACGATCTACATGTCGAAAAAAACAGTGCTTAACATTGTTGAGTGGCCATCAGAATGCGTCAACAGCTCCCACCGTGGACAATGGCTTTGCCTGATGAACATAACGACCCGATATCAATTTTGAGCCAACGGCTACCGGTTACGAAGGGCTGGAATCTCCGCGTTTGAGCGTTTGAAGGCTGGCACCGACCTGCGCCTCAGTTATTCGACGACGCGAAGCCCCGGATCTTTGACTATTCTTGTCGTCACCCTAAAAAAGAGGGCTCGATGATGAAAACCTCTAATCAGGCACTCCCTGAAATCGTTTCTGCCGAACAATGGCAGGCCGCGCTCGATCAACAGTTGATCAAGGAAAAAGCCCTGACCCGCGCCCACGATGCGCTCAACGCCGAGCGCCGCCGTCTGCCAATGGTCAAGATCGACAAGGCTTATACCCTCGCCGGAAAAACGGGTCCGGTAAGCCTGCTCGATC is a window of Pseudomonas taetrolens DNA encoding:
- a CDS encoding LysR family transcriptional regulator is translated as MDRIQEMTLFAALAEHTSLASVARDFGLSTATVTRAVASLENRLGVLLVVRTTRNMRLTEAGQRFAIDSRRLLAELEAAENAAGGLHAVPGGLLTVTAPQMFGALHVTPVLTSFLSQYPSVEIRAIFVDRVISMLDEGVDVAVRIGALPDSSLTAIPVGSVRRMVCASTAYLEAHGVPQHPNDLRQHATISTSASERPPQWAFQIHGQACSVNVGSRLTMTSFQAAINAAIQNWGLTQVPHYQIREHLQAQRLKCVLETFEIAAEPVHVVYSEGRRASAKVRSFVDFCVNALRHDLHVEKNSA